In the genome of Raphanus sativus cultivar WK10039 chromosome 4, ASM80110v3, whole genome shotgun sequence, one region contains:
- the LOC108852813 gene encoding probable 6-phosphogluconolactonase 5 translates to MAETTQRKREVFATKNEFSVAMAKYTAHLSAKFCKEKGIFTVVLSGGGLIDWLCKLLESPYKDSVEWSKWHVFWVDERVCSHEDPDSNYKLAMDGFISKVGIPKENIYAIDKQCAADGDAERCATLYEECLRNLVKEKILPLSPNGQYPQFDLQLQGMGPDGHMASLFPKRPQINETDKWVTHITDSPKPPPRRITMTLPVINSSLYNLMAVCDDNTDQCARSIAGIFKNNNLDLPAAHLTAQVETMWYLDKAAASLL, encoded by the exons ATGGCAGAAACTACGCAGAGGAAGAGGGAGGTGTTTGCGACCAAGAATGAATTCTCGGTAGCAATGGCTAAGTACACTGCTCATCTCTCGGCCAAGTTCTGCAAGGAGAAAGGAATTTTCACCGTTGTTCTCTCCGGCGGTGGCCTCATCGATTGGCTCTG CAAGTTGTTGGAATCACCATACAAAGATTCAGTCGAATGGTCAAAGTGGCACGTCTTTTGGGTGGACGAGAGGGTCTGTTCACATGAAGATCCAGACAGCAACTACAAACTCGCCATGGATGGTTTTATCTCCAAG GTTGGGATTCCGAAGGAGAACATCTACGCGATCGACAAACAATGTGCCGCTGATGGTGACGCGGAGCGTTGTGCGACGCTCTACGAGGAGTGCTTGAGGAACCTGGTGAAGGAAAAGATACTCCCACTAAGTCCAAATGGCCAATATCCTCAGTTCGATCTCCAGCTTCAAGGGATGGGTCCTGATGGCCACATGGCGTCTCTCTTCCCGAAACGTCCTCAGATCAATGAGACGGACAAGTGGGTCACTCACATTACCGACTCCCCAAAACCGCCACCAAGGAGAATCACAATGACTTTACCCGTCATCAACTCGTCTTTGTACAATCTTATGGCCGTTTGCGACGACAACACAGACCAATGTGCACGTTCCATCGCTGGAATCTTTAAGAACAACAATCTTGACTTACCTGCTGCTCATCTTACTGCCCAAGTCGAAACTATGTGGTACCTTGACAAAGCAGCTGCTTCATTGCTTTAG
- the LOC108848982 gene encoding probable 6-phosphogluconolactonase 5, whose amino-acid sequence MTEARHRKWHKFQTKDELSVAMAKYTAHLSEKFCKEKGIFTVVLSGGGLIDWLCKLLEPPYIDSIEWSKWHVFWVDERVCAYEDPNSNYKLAMDGFLSKVGIPNKNIYAIDKHYAADGNAEHCAALYEECLRNLVRQDIIPLCPNGKYPQFDLQLLGMGPDGHMASLFPGHPQINVKDKWVTHITDSPKLPPRRITFTLPVINSALYNLMAVCDDNTEQCARSIADIFKHNNLALPAAHLTAQVETMWYLDKAAASLL is encoded by the exons ATGACAGAAGCTAGGCATAGGAAATGGCATAAGTTTCAGACCAAGGATGAATTGTCGGTAGCAATGGCTAAGTACACTGCCCATCTCTCGGAGAAGTTCTGTAAGGAGAAAGGCATTTTCACTGTTGTTCTCTCCGGCGGTGGCCTCATCGACTGGCTCTG CAAGTTGTTGGAACCTCCCTACATAGATTCAATCGAATGGTCAAAGTGGCACGTCTTTTGGGTCGACGAGAGGGTTTGTGCATATGAAGATCCAAACAGCAACTACAAACTCGCCATGGATGGTTTTCTCTCCaag GTTGGGATTCCGAATAAGAACATCTATGCAATCGACAAACACTATGCCGCTGATGGTAACGCGGAGCACTGCGCGGCGCTCTACGAGGAGTGCTTGAGGAACCTGGTGAGGCAAGACATAATCCCACTATGTCCAAACGGAAAGTATCCTCAGTTCGATCTCCAGCTTCTAGGGATGGGTCCTGATGGCCACATGGCGTCTCTCTTCCCGGGACATCCTCAGATCAATGTCAAGGACAAATGGGTAACTCACATTACCGACTCTCCTAAACTGCCACCAAGGAGAATCACATTCACTTTACCGGTCATCAACTCAGCTTTGTACAATCTTATGGCCGTTTGCGACGACAACACAGAGCAATGTGCACGCTCCATCGCTGATATCTTTAAGCACAACAATCTTGCTTTACCTGCTGCTCATCTTACTGCCCAAGTCGAAACTATGTGGTACCTTGACAAAGCAGCTGCATCATTGCTTTAG